The following proteins come from a genomic window of Cronobacter muytjensii ATCC 51329:
- a CDS encoding FadR/GntR family transcriptional regulator encodes MSLLAHQQAAQKNLSYVLAEKLAQRILKGDVKPGEILPGEMELGEQFGVSRTAVREAVKTLTAKGLVLPRPRIGTRVLPQSQWNFLDKELLTWWMGIEDFPTVVNHFLVMRHSLEPQACALAALNGSDAQKQQFKNTMEEMQALQVSFNRERWIEVDMAYHEQIYEMSGNPFMTAFASLFRSIYYNYFTSITHNQVIKPEIHQAIADAIIASRSDEAYRACQALLQASASPEK; translated from the coding sequence ATGTCGTTACTGGCGCATCAACAGGCGGCCCAAAAAAACCTTTCTTATGTCCTGGCAGAAAAACTGGCGCAACGCATCCTTAAAGGCGACGTTAAGCCCGGCGAGATTTTACCTGGCGAAATGGAGCTGGGAGAACAGTTCGGCGTGAGCCGCACGGCGGTAAGGGAAGCCGTGAAAACCTTAACAGCGAAAGGATTGGTTTTGCCGCGCCCGCGTATCGGTACACGTGTGCTGCCCCAGAGTCAGTGGAACTTTCTTGATAAAGAGCTGCTCACCTGGTGGATGGGCATTGAAGATTTCCCTACCGTGGTGAATCATTTCCTGGTTATGCGCCACAGCCTTGAGCCTCAGGCCTGCGCGCTGGCCGCGCTTAACGGCAGCGACGCGCAAAAACAGCAGTTCAAAAACACGATGGAAGAAATGCAGGCGCTGCAAGTCTCTTTTAACCGCGAACGCTGGATAGAAGTGGACATGGCCTATCACGAGCAAATCTATGAGATGAGCGGTAATCCCTTTATGACCGCTTTCGCAAGCCTGTTCCGCTCAATCTATTACAATTATTTCACGTCGATAACGCACAACCAGGTTATCAAGCCCGAAATTCATCAGGCGATTGCGGACGCTATTATTGCGTCCCGAAGCGATGAGGCGTACCGCGCCTGTCAGGCGCTGCTACAGGCTTCCGCGTCGCCAGAAAAATAA
- the mdtD gene encoding multidrug transporter subunit MdtD, producing MTKKARSMAGLPWIAAMAFFMQALDATILNTALPAIAQSLNRSPLAMQSAIISYTLTVAMLIPVSGWLADRFGTRRVFMIAVSLFTLGSLACALSGSLGELVIFRIVQGIGGAMMMPVARLALLRAYPRSELLPVLNFVTMPGLVGPILGPLLGGVLVTWASWHWIFLINIPIGVAGLFYARKYMPNFTTPRRRFDMPGFFLFGLSLVLFSSGMELFGERIVATWIALCVIICGLLLLAAYIWHARGHSAPLISLSLFKTRTFSVGIAGNIASRLGTGCVPFLMPLMLQVGFGYPAFIAGCMMAPTAVGSIIAKSGVTQVLRWFGYRKTLVGVTLFIGLMIVQFSLQSPDNQVWLLILPLFVLGLAMSTQFTAMNTITLADLTDESASGGNSMLAVTQQLSISLGVAVSAAVLRFYEGFDNANTVEQFHYTFITMGVITVVSSLVFMLLRPKDGRNLIKERHKA from the coding sequence ATGACTAAAAAAGCGCGCAGTATGGCGGGCCTGCCGTGGATAGCGGCGATGGCCTTTTTTATGCAGGCACTGGATGCCACCATTCTCAACACCGCCCTGCCAGCCATTGCTCAAAGCCTTAACCGTTCTCCGCTGGCGATGCAGTCCGCGATTATCAGTTACACCCTGACGGTCGCGATGCTTATCCCCGTCAGCGGCTGGCTGGCCGACCGCTTCGGCACCCGCCGCGTTTTTATGATCGCCGTTTCTCTCTTTACTTTAGGTTCGCTGGCCTGCGCGTTGTCAGGTTCGCTTGGCGAGCTGGTTATCTTTCGTATCGTGCAGGGTATCGGCGGCGCGATGATGATGCCGGTGGCGCGTCTCGCGCTCCTGAGAGCCTATCCCCGCAGCGAACTCCTGCCGGTGCTCAATTTCGTCACGATGCCCGGTCTGGTTGGCCCCATCCTTGGGCCGCTGCTCGGCGGCGTGCTGGTGACCTGGGCAAGCTGGCACTGGATATTCCTGATTAACATCCCGATTGGCGTCGCGGGTCTGTTTTACGCCCGTAAATATATGCCGAACTTCACCACGCCGCGTCGCCGCTTCGATATGCCAGGCTTCTTTCTGTTCGGCCTGAGTCTGGTGCTGTTTTCCAGCGGCATGGAGCTTTTCGGCGAACGCATCGTCGCGACCTGGATTGCTTTGTGCGTGATTATCTGCGGGCTGTTATTGCTGGCCGCCTACATCTGGCACGCCCGCGGTCATAGCGCCCCGCTGATCTCGCTCTCCTTGTTTAAGACGCGCACCTTTTCCGTTGGCATTGCCGGGAATATTGCCTCCCGCCTCGGCACTGGCTGCGTGCCGTTCCTGATGCCGCTGATGCTACAGGTGGGGTTTGGCTATCCGGCGTTTATCGCAGGCTGCATGATGGCGCCGACGGCGGTCGGTTCGATTATCGCTAAATCAGGCGTAACGCAGGTGCTGCGCTGGTTCGGGTATCGTAAAACGCTGGTTGGCGTCACGCTGTTTATCGGGCTGATGATTGTGCAGTTTTCGCTGCAGTCGCCGGATAACCAGGTCTGGCTGCTGATCCTGCCGCTGTTTGTCCTGGGCCTCGCCATGTCCACGCAGTTCACTGCGATGAACACCATTACGCTTGCGGATCTCACAGATGAAAGCGCCAGCGGCGGCAACAGTATGCTGGCGGTAACGCAGCAGTTGTCGATAAGCCTTGGGGTGGCCGTCAGCGCGGCGGTGCTGCGCTTCTATGAAGGGTTTGATAACGCCAACACCGTCGAGCAGTTCCACTACACCTTTATTACAATGGGCGTCATTACCGTGGTGTCATCGCTGGTCTTTATGCTGTTGCGTCCTAAAGATGGCCGCAACCTGATCAAAGAGCGCCACAAGGCTTAA